Below is a window of Brachyspira pilosicoli DNA.
GAGTTGATGTTATTAGAAGAGTATATGATAATAAAATATCTCATGAAGCTCTTAATCTATTATCTATATTAGTAGAGAAGGATTTATTTAATATTTTGCCTGCTATAATAGTGGAATATGAAAACTTATGTAATGAGTTTTATGATATACTCTCTGTAAGGATTACTATTGCCAAAGAATTGGAAGGCATTGAAGAATTAAAAAGAGATATTATAAAGATGGTTAATAAGAATGTTCATTTTTATATTGATATTAACGAATCTATCATAGGCGGTATTATAGTAGAGATAGAAGATATTATATATGATTATAGTATGAAGAGGCTTTTAAATAATGTAAAAGATTCTCTTCTTGCAGAATAATTTTTAAGGAAATGTTTTATGAATATAAAAGCTAATGAAATTGCTGCTTTACTTAAAGAGGAGATAAAAAATTACAAAGCAGATTTTGCTCCTA
It encodes the following:
- the atpH gene encoding ATP synthase F1 subunit delta, whose product is MDPITAEIFTNLKTEIFNEVQKEKTARFKRIVKNEASAKNYAKAMFDAANELKKIDIIKKDFDIIYSSLFEDKDTFSFFTSNFIDGNVRVDVIRRVYDNKISHEALNLLSILVEKDLFNILPAIIVEYENLCNEFYDILSVRITIAKELEGIEELKRDIIKMVNKNVHFYIDINESIIGGIIVEIEDIIYDYSMKRLLNNVKDSLLAE